In Synechococcus sp. CB0101, a genomic segment contains:
- the cobO gene encoding cob(I)yrinic acid a,c-diamide adenosyltransferase, with translation MGGKLAPEASADAYRRRMERRKEVQQQRVGERNLEKGLVLVFTGDGKGKTTAALGLVLRTLGHGEQVAVVQFIKGGWQPGEAKALELFGDALHWHALGEGFTWETQDRDRDRELVQQAWQRSLLYLADGERKLVVLDEVNVALKLGYLELDQVLEGLALRPELTHVALTGRGAPAGLLERADLVTEMKLLRHPFREQGVKAQAGIEF, from the coding sequence ATGGGCGGGAAGCTGGCGCCTGAGGCCAGTGCCGATGCCTACCGCCGCCGGATGGAACGCCGCAAGGAGGTGCAGCAGCAGCGGGTGGGTGAACGCAACCTGGAAAAGGGGCTGGTGCTGGTGTTCACCGGCGATGGCAAGGGGAAAACCACAGCGGCCCTGGGCCTGGTGCTGCGCACCCTGGGCCATGGCGAACAGGTGGCTGTGGTGCAGTTCATCAAGGGGGGCTGGCAGCCGGGTGAGGCGAAAGCCCTTGAGCTCTTTGGTGATGCTCTGCACTGGCATGCCCTCGGGGAGGGGTTCACCTGGGAAACCCAAGACCGTGACCGCGACCGCGAGCTGGTGCAGCAGGCCTGGCAGCGCTCCCTCCTCTATCTGGCTGATGGCGAGCGCAAGTTGGTGGTGCTCGATGAGGTGAATGTGGCTCTCAAGCTGGGCTACCTCGAGCTCGATCAGGTGCTGGAGGGTCTGGCACTGCGGCCGGAGCTCACCCACGTGGCTCTCACCGGCCGTGGTGCTCCGGCGGGTCTGCTGGAGCGTGCCGACTTGGTGACCGAGATGAAACTGCTGCGCCACCCCTTCCGCGAGCAGGGGGTGAAAGCGCAGGCCGGTATCGAGTTCTGA
- a CDS encoding ABC transporter substrate-binding protein, whose amino-acid sequence MTTAEQPRSVAAATPLAVLKQAGLTNHWRRSLGWLAGISAALLGSQTLAASTPMRSDVRLLLPSEGLLAGLGDGLRRGYSVAMEESRSCGVEPPSLQVGWLPPGANPQQPVGAAPRSQLLVAPPAAPLQAYGQLADQQRLTVLLPLQRGVSLEGLPQLRGSDRLWPLMPGRSLEADRLAEALLGDKIKRVMVVRDRSAESKALTDRFVASFANGKGEVIGPTAAPISVAGDDPSAMQQLEGDVDWYRPPALVVITQPGSELAKAVRGANWPETLLLAWSAPVEQPMAVEQIGVNPLSRGPGWKAFAQRFEQRWGYKPGVVESAGYDSGLMSALASVQAGGRRGWDLQWFSANAKPQPLCTALKLRAEGAKVRPQAASSQFDLSPGVPPSAQLQLSRG is encoded by the coding sequence ATGACCACTGCAGAACAGCCTCGATCGGTTGCGGCGGCCACACCGCTGGCGGTGCTCAAGCAGGCGGGGCTGACCAACCACTGGCGGCGCTCGCTGGGCTGGCTGGCCGGGATCAGCGCAGCACTGCTCGGCAGCCAAACCCTGGCCGCAAGCACGCCCATGCGCAGTGATGTGCGGCTCCTTCTGCCCAGCGAAGGACTTCTGGCAGGACTCGGTGATGGGCTGCGGCGGGGCTACAGCGTGGCCATGGAGGAAAGCCGCAGCTGCGGGGTCGAACCCCCAAGCCTGCAGGTTGGCTGGCTGCCACCGGGCGCCAACCCCCAGCAACCCGTGGGGGCCGCCCCCCGCAGCCAGCTGCTGGTGGCACCTCCCGCTGCGCCCCTACAGGCCTATGGCCAGCTAGCCGACCAACAGCGCCTCACGGTGCTGCTGCCCTTGCAGCGGGGCGTGTCTTTGGAGGGGTTGCCGCAGCTGCGCGGCTCCGATCGGCTCTGGCCGTTGATGCCAGGCCGCAGCCTGGAGGCCGATCGGCTGGCCGAGGCCCTGCTGGGCGACAAGATCAAGCGCGTGATGGTGGTGCGCGATCGCAGCGCCGAGAGCAAAGCCCTCACCGATCGCTTTGTGGCGAGCTTCGCTAATGGCAAGGGCGAGGTGATCGGGCCTACGGCCGCGCCGATCAGCGTGGCGGGCGATGACCCATCCGCAATGCAGCAGCTGGAGGGGGATGTGGATTGGTATCGCCCGCCGGCCCTGGTGGTGATCACCCAGCCGGGCAGTGAATTAGCCAAAGCAGTGCGTGGGGCGAACTGGCCCGAAACACTGCTGTTGGCCTGGAGTGCTCCCGTCGAGCAACCCATGGCAGTGGAGCAGATCGGCGTGAACCCCCTCAGCCGCGGTCCTGGATGGAAGGCCTTCGCCCAGCGCTTTGAGCAGCGTTGGGGCTACAAGCCCGGCGTGGTGGAAAGTGCCGGCTACGACAGCGGCCTGATGAGCGCCTTGGCGTCCGTGCAGGCCGGCGGCCGGCGGGGCTGGGATCTTCAGTGGTTCAGCGCCAATGCCAAGCCGCAGCCGTTGTGCACCGCCCTGAAGCTGAGGGCGGAGGGGGCCAAGGTGCGCCCCCAAGCAGCCAGCAGCCAATTCGATCTGAGCCCGGGTGTGCCCCCATCAGCGCAGTTGCAACTGAGCCGTGGCTGA
- a CDS encoding GIVxVP protein — protein MSINRTAKGIVLVPCLLLGAAFLAAAVWGDQAAAANQRLALILGSALMGGGLLAQLIPEAPPERDPAAPKD, from the coding sequence ATGAGTATCAACCGCACCGCCAAAGGCATCGTGCTGGTGCCCTGCCTGCTGCTCGGCGCTGCCTTTCTGGCTGCGGCCGTATGGGGTGATCAAGCCGCCGCCGCCAATCAGCGGCTAGCCCTCATCCTGGGGAGCGCGCTGATGGGTGGAGGCCTGCTGGCCCAGTTGATCCCAGAAGCACCGCCGGAGCGGGATCCGGCCGCTCCGAAAGACTGA
- a CDS encoding nuclease, which yields MLAAAMAMVLLLGAAGAQAAEVLQVRSGTLLQVGDHNRTYTVELACVAVPAGGDEAAAAWLRQALPRRTKVNLRPVGNDDGTLVARVQRLGASDLGSGLVAAGLASAKPGC from the coding sequence TTGTTGGCAGCCGCAATGGCCATGGTGCTGTTGCTCGGCGCTGCCGGTGCGCAGGCAGCCGAGGTGCTGCAGGTGCGCAGCGGCACCCTGTTGCAGGTGGGTGATCACAACCGCACCTACACGGTTGAACTGGCCTGCGTGGCTGTGCCCGCTGGCGGTGATGAGGCCGCTGCAGCCTGGTTGCGCCAGGCACTGCCGCGGCGCACGAAGGTGAACCTGCGGCCGGTGGGCAACGACGACGGCACCCTGGTGGCCCGGGTGCAGCGGCTGGGCGCCAGCGATCTGGGCTCCGGCCTGGTAGCTGCGGGGCTGGCCAGCGCCAAGCCGGGCTGCTGA
- a CDS encoding Tic22 family protein: MQSRRNAMRHRLGRKLGSVALSAGLAWAGAISLLPAPAQAIPEADAIKKLQVVPVFVITDSNGVPLPIPREKELVLPLYLESAKANEQLAALNKNNPGIKAGVVALPLNVMNEKVVELNKQLKDKSKPLVAPIIGNDGDRTQAVKILKEQGLTEKQIQEGLNVPVFFTKPFLTITTPEGPRGVFFFSYENLENALAKLPVAERQKLKPQVADLTAVLREIINAPSDSFTIFPTPEYFRLVKENQAKGKQGN, encoded by the coding sequence ATGCAGTCACGCCGCAATGCCATGCGCCACCGTCTGGGCCGCAAGCTCGGCTCTGTCGCGCTGAGCGCTGGTCTGGCATGGGCTGGTGCGATCTCCCTGCTGCCCGCTCCGGCTCAGGCCATTCCTGAGGCGGACGCGATCAAGAAACTGCAGGTGGTGCCGGTGTTTGTGATCACCGACTCCAACGGTGTGCCGCTGCCGATTCCCCGGGAGAAGGAATTGGTGCTGCCCCTTTACCTCGAGAGCGCCAAGGCCAACGAGCAGTTGGCGGCCCTCAACAAGAACAACCCTGGCATCAAGGCCGGTGTCGTGGCGCTGCCCCTCAACGTGATGAACGAGAAGGTGGTGGAGCTCAACAAACAGCTCAAAGACAAGAGCAAGCCCCTGGTGGCGCCGATCATCGGCAACGACGGCGATCGCACCCAGGCGGTGAAGATCCTCAAGGAGCAGGGCCTCACCGAGAAGCAGATCCAAGAAGGTCTGAATGTGCCGGTGTTTTTCACCAAGCCCTTCCTCACGATCACAACCCCTGAAGGCCCCCGGGGTGTGTTCTTCTTCAGCTACGAAAATCTGGAAAACGCCCTGGCCAAGCTGCCGGTGGCTGAGCGCCAGAAGCTGAAGCCCCAGGTGGCGGATCTCACCGCCGTGCTGCGCGAGATCATCAACGCCCCCAGCGACAGCTTCACCATCTTCCCCACCCCCGAATACTTCCGGCTGGTGAAGGAAAACCAGGCCAAGGGCAAACAGGGCAACTGA
- the pyrH gene encoding UMP kinase, producing MAYQRVLLKLSGEALMGEQGYGIDPAIVNAIAKDVAAVMADGTQLAIVVGGGNIFRGLKGSAAGMDRATADYVGMLATVMNAITLQDGLERAGIPTRVQSAISMQEVAEPYIRRRAIRHMEKGRVVIFAAGTGNPFFTTDTTAALRAAEIGADVVFKATKVDGVYDKDPNKHADAVRYESLSFLDVLSGELEVMDSTAIALCKDNAIPIVVFDLFGAGNIGRAVRGEPIGTSILPSA from the coding sequence ATGGCCTATCAGCGCGTGTTGCTCAAGCTCAGTGGTGAAGCCCTGATGGGCGAACAGGGCTACGGCATCGATCCGGCCATCGTGAATGCCATCGCCAAAGACGTGGCGGCGGTGATGGCCGATGGCACCCAACTGGCCATCGTGGTGGGCGGCGGCAATATCTTCCGCGGCCTCAAGGGTTCGGCTGCTGGCATGGATCGCGCCACGGCCGACTACGTGGGCATGCTCGCCACGGTGATGAATGCCATCACTCTCCAAGACGGCCTTGAGCGCGCCGGCATCCCCACCCGCGTGCAAAGCGCTATCTCGATGCAGGAGGTGGCGGAGCCCTACATCCGCCGCCGTGCCATTCGCCACATGGAGAAAGGGCGGGTGGTGATCTTCGCCGCCGGCACTGGTAATCCCTTCTTCACCACCGACACCACCGCAGCCCTGCGTGCCGCCGAAATCGGGGCTGATGTGGTGTTCAAAGCCACCAAGGTGGATGGTGTCTACGACAAAGACCCCAACAAGCACGCCGACGCTGTCCGCTACGAGAGCCTGTCCTTCCTCGATGTGCTCAGCGGCGAGCTGGAGGTGATGGACAGCACCGCCATCGCCCTCTGCAAGGACAACGCCATCCCCATCGTGGTGTTTGATCTGTTTGGCGCCGGCAACATCGGCCGGGCGGTGCGTGGCGAGCCGATCGGCACCAGCATCCTTCCTTCGGCCTGA
- a CDS encoding M23 family metallopeptidase, translated as MARFTLWDCSRAAACLAGALVVASPALADGRWRQGVFPVAVFSGYTSHYGQRLGPSGSWEPHYGLDIAAPMGSPIRNWWGGVVKEVIDDGRCGLGLLIQSGPYEHLYCHLSGSVQNGTYRSGAVALRSGSRVASGALIGHVGVTGRSTGPHLHWGVRYGGRWLNPAAILRAMAASRRQGR; from the coding sequence GTGGCCCGCTTCACTCTCTGGGATTGCTCTAGGGCCGCCGCCTGCCTGGCCGGAGCGCTTGTAGTGGCCAGCCCGGCCCTGGCCGATGGCCGCTGGCGGCAGGGGGTGTTTCCCGTGGCTGTCTTCTCCGGCTACACCAGCCATTACGGGCAACGGCTGGGCCCCTCCGGCAGCTGGGAGCCGCACTACGGGCTGGATATCGCAGCGCCCATGGGCTCTCCGATCCGCAATTGGTGGGGCGGCGTGGTGAAAGAGGTGATCGATGACGGGCGCTGCGGGCTGGGGCTGCTGATCCAATCGGGCCCCTATGAACACCTGTATTGCCACCTGAGCGGCAGCGTGCAAAACGGCACGTACCGCAGCGGCGCCGTGGCCCTGCGCAGCGGCAGCCGGGTGGCCAGCGGCGCGCTGATCGGCCACGTGGGCGTGACTGGACGCAGCACGGGACCGCATCTGCACTGGGGCGTGCGCTACGGAGGGCGCTGGCTCAATCCCGCGGCGATCCTGCGGGCGATGGCGGCGTCCCGCCGTCAGGGGCGCTAG
- the ppsA gene encoding phosphoenolpyruvate synthase — MAELVLPLEAVGLEAIAEVGGKNASLGEMIRQLSAQGVRVPGGFATTAAAYRHFIAAGGLQQQLHAILDLLDSHNIAQLQAAGAAARALLLAADLPADLEQAILNAYRQLGAPAVAVRSSATAEDLPDASFAGQQETYLNVEGEQALLAACRRCFASLFTDRAISYRQINGFDHFEVALSIGVQRMVRADQACSGVMFSIDTETGFRNAVLLTAAYGLGENVVQGAVNPDEYLIFKPTLEQGFAPIVSQRLGSKAIRMIYGEHGSTCNVDVPLEERNRFALSQADVLQLARWACLIERHYSERRGQPTPMDIEWGKDGISGELFILQARPETVESRRSATLLRSWHLEPHLAELLCSGRAIGASVNSGRARILRHPSEIQRFEPGDLLVTERTDPDWEPILKRASGVITNQGGRTCHAAIIAREMGITAIVGAGDATERIADGDTITASCCEGDQGRVYRGALPFRVDESDIGELPPTRTRILMNVGNPEEAFSQAAIPCDGVGLARLEFVIANHIRVHPMALLQPERLTDPAERQAIAQLTAGYTQPADYYVDLLAQGMARLAAAFYPRPVILRFSDFKSNEYAKLLGGSSFEPSEENPMIGWRGASRYYAAGFREAFALECRALKRVREQMGLSNVIPMVPFCRTPEEADRVLAEMAKAGLVRGENGLEVYVMCELPSNVIAAEAFAERFDGFSIGSNDLTQLSLGLDRDSALVADLFDERNAAVVELIRMAIRTAKRCGRKIGICGQAPSDHPEFAELLVREGIDSISLNPDAVLSTRLRVAAIEAQLAAANSEQPA, encoded by the coding sequence GTGGCTGAGCTGGTCCTGCCGCTCGAGGCGGTAGGCCTTGAGGCGATCGCCGAGGTTGGCGGCAAAAACGCCTCCCTCGGGGAGATGATCCGCCAGCTCTCGGCGCAGGGCGTGAGGGTTCCCGGTGGTTTCGCCACCACCGCCGCGGCCTACCGCCACTTCATCGCGGCCGGGGGGTTGCAGCAGCAACTGCACGCCATCCTCGATCTTCTCGACAGCCACAACATCGCCCAGCTGCAGGCGGCAGGGGCCGCTGCCCGAGCCCTGCTGCTGGCGGCCGACTTACCCGCAGATCTGGAGCAGGCGATCCTCAACGCCTACCGCCAGCTGGGGGCACCTGCCGTAGCCGTGCGCTCGAGCGCCACCGCTGAAGACCTGCCCGATGCCTCCTTCGCCGGGCAGCAGGAGACCTATCTCAATGTGGAAGGTGAGCAGGCGCTGCTGGCGGCGTGCCGGCGCTGCTTCGCCTCCCTGTTCACCGATCGAGCCATCTCCTACCGGCAGATCAACGGCTTCGATCACTTTGAGGTGGCCCTCTCCATCGGCGTGCAGCGCATGGTGCGCGCCGATCAGGCCTGCTCCGGGGTGATGTTCAGCATCGACACCGAAACCGGCTTCCGCAACGCCGTGCTGCTCACGGCGGCCTATGGGCTCGGCGAAAACGTGGTGCAGGGGGCCGTGAACCCCGATGAGTACCTGATCTTCAAACCCACGCTCGAACAGGGCTTTGCACCGATCGTGAGCCAACGGCTCGGCAGCAAAGCGATCCGGATGATCTACGGCGAACACGGCTCCACGTGCAACGTGGATGTGCCGCTGGAGGAGCGCAACCGCTTTGCCCTCAGCCAGGCCGACGTGTTGCAGCTGGCGCGCTGGGCATGCCTGATCGAGCGGCATTACAGCGAGCGCCGCGGTCAGCCCACCCCCATGGACATCGAATGGGGCAAAGACGGCATCAGTGGTGAGCTGTTCATCCTCCAAGCCCGGCCGGAGACCGTGGAATCCCGCCGCAGCGCCACCCTGCTGCGCAGCTGGCACCTGGAACCCCACCTAGCGGAGCTGCTGTGCAGCGGGCGTGCCATCGGCGCCTCGGTGAACAGCGGCCGGGCTCGCATCCTGCGGCATCCCTCCGAGATCCAGCGCTTCGAGCCCGGCGATCTGCTGGTGACCGAGCGCACCGATCCCGACTGGGAACCCATCCTGAAGCGGGCCAGCGGGGTGATCACCAACCAGGGCGGCCGCACTTGCCATGCCGCGATCATTGCCCGCGAGATGGGCATCACCGCCATCGTGGGAGCGGGGGATGCCACCGAGCGCATCGCCGATGGCGACACGATCACCGCCAGCTGCTGTGAAGGCGATCAGGGGCGGGTGTATCGGGGCGCGCTGCCCTTCCGCGTGGATGAAAGCGACATTGGCGAGCTGCCTCCCACCCGCACACGCATCCTGATGAATGTGGGCAACCCGGAGGAGGCCTTCAGCCAGGCCGCGATTCCCTGCGACGGGGTGGGCCTGGCCCGGCTGGAGTTTGTGATCGCCAATCACATCCGGGTGCATCCGATGGCGCTGCTGCAGCCCGAGCGGCTCACGGATCCGGCCGAACGCCAGGCGATCGCCCAGCTCACCGCCGGATACACCCAGCCCGCCGACTACTACGTGGATCTGCTGGCCCAGGGAATGGCACGGCTGGCGGCGGCGTTTTATCCCCGGCCGGTGATCCTGCGCTTCTCCGATTTCAAGAGCAACGAATACGCCAAGTTGCTGGGGGGCAGCAGCTTTGAACCCAGTGAAGAGAACCCGATGATCGGCTGGCGCGGTGCCTCGCGCTACTACGCCGCAGGCTTTAGGGAGGCGTTCGCCCTGGAATGCCGCGCGCTCAAGCGGGTGCGCGAGCAGATGGGCCTCAGCAACGTGATCCCGATGGTGCCGTTCTGCCGCACCCCCGAAGAGGCTGATCGCGTGCTGGCGGAGATGGCCAAGGCCGGCCTGGTGCGCGGCGAGAACGGACTGGAGGTGTACGTGATGTGCGAACTACCGAGCAATGTGATCGCCGCCGAGGCCTTTGCCGAACGCTTCGATGGCTTCTCGATCGGCTCCAACGACCTCACCCAGCTGAGCCTGGGGCTCGACCGCGATTCAGCCCTGGTGGCGGATCTTTTTGATGAACGCAACGCGGCAGTGGTGGAGCTGATCCGCATGGCGATCCGCACCGCCAAGCGCTGCGGCCGCAAGATCGGCATCTGCGGCCAAGCCCCAAGCGATCACCCCGAATTCGCCGAACTCCTGGTGCGCGAAGGCATCGATTCGATCAGCCTCAACCCCGACGCCGTGCTGAGCACTCGCCTGCGGGTAGCCGCCATCGAAGCGCAGCTGGCAGCTGCCAACAGCGAGCAGCCTGCCTAG
- the hemH gene encoding ferrochelatase, translating into MAKVGVLLLNLGGPERIQDVGPFLYNLFADPEIIRLPNPALQKPLAWLISTLRAGKSQAAYRSIGGGSPLRRITEQQARELQSNLRQRGIEATSYVAMRYWHPFTESAVADIKADGVDEVVVLPLYPHFSISTSGSSFRELQRLRQADPGFARLPIRCIRSYYNDPGYIGAMAELIAKEIQACPDPSTAHVFFSAHGVPKSYVEEAGDPYQQEIEACAGLIMDRLEQQLGHRNPFTLAYQSRVGPVEWLKPYTDDALHELGEQGVKDLVVVPISFVSEHIETLEEIDIEYREIATESGITNFRRVPALDTTPSFIEGLANLVQHALEGPEVNLDQAAALPTKVKLYPQDKWAWGWNNSSEVWNGRLAMLGFSAFLLELLSGRGPLHSLGLL; encoded by the coding sequence ATGGCCAAGGTCGGCGTGCTGTTGCTGAACCTCGGCGGTCCTGAGCGCATTCAGGACGTGGGGCCGTTTCTCTACAACCTGTTCGCCGATCCGGAGATCATCCGGCTGCCGAACCCGGCCCTGCAGAAACCGCTGGCCTGGTTGATCAGCACCCTGCGGGCCGGCAAATCCCAGGCTGCTTATCGCTCGATCGGCGGCGGCTCACCCCTGCGCCGCATCACCGAGCAACAGGCCCGCGAGCTGCAAAGCAACCTGCGTCAGCGCGGCATCGAAGCCACCAGTTACGTGGCGATGCGCTACTGGCATCCCTTCACCGAATCCGCCGTGGCCGACATCAAGGCCGATGGGGTGGATGAGGTGGTGGTGCTGCCGCTCTACCCCCACTTCTCAATCAGCACCAGCGGATCGAGCTTCCGCGAGCTGCAGCGCCTGCGCCAGGCTGATCCGGGCTTTGCACGGCTGCCGATCCGCTGCATCCGCAGCTACTACAACGATCCCGGCTATATCGGCGCCATGGCGGAGCTGATCGCCAAGGAGATCCAGGCCTGCCCGGATCCGAGCACCGCCCACGTGTTCTTCAGCGCCCACGGCGTGCCCAAGAGCTACGTGGAAGAAGCGGGCGATCCCTACCAACAGGAGATCGAGGCCTGCGCCGGCCTGATCATGGATCGCCTCGAGCAGCAGCTGGGCCACCGCAACCCGTTCACGCTGGCCTACCAGAGCCGGGTGGGTCCGGTGGAGTGGCTCAAGCCCTACACCGACGACGCCCTGCATGAACTTGGCGAGCAGGGGGTGAAAGACCTGGTGGTGGTGCCGATCAGCTTCGTGAGCGAGCACATCGAAACGCTCGAAGAAATCGACATCGAATACCGGGAGATCGCCACCGAATCCGGGATCACCAACTTCCGCCGTGTGCCCGCGCTCGACACCACGCCCTCCTTCATTGAGGGGCTGGCCAACCTGGTGCAACACGCCCTCGAAGGCCCTGAGGTCAACCTCGATCAGGCGGCAGCCTTGCCCACCAAGGTGAAGCTCTACCCGCAGGACAAGTGGGCCTGGGGCTGGAACAACAGCTCAGAGGTGTGGAACGGCCGCTTGGCAATGCTGGGCTTCTCCGCTTTCCTGCTGGAACTGCTCAGCGGCCGTGGCCCGCTTCACTCTCTGGGATTGCTCTAG
- a CDS encoding site-specific integrase: MTAAASPPHPLDGPIREHNAQLAASGVSLRLERRGERLGLRGPLPCRQGGSALRVQRISLGLTADPEGLEQARQALRRVMQQLQQQTFAWSQWGGSVSASAGAASPSSPRRAAGADAAAAVERYEHQFFTDPRRRRNPAGCRTTWTSAYLPYLRRLRQQAASQARPLNTQLLEAVLESYPLASRGRQQCGTALAALARAEQIELPADWADRAGGYGLHAAQFRQLPSDPQILDWIERIPNPGWRLAYGLMATYGLRNHEVFFTDLSALAPGGDRVIRVLPTSKTGEHQVWPFQPEWVERFELFRLGEARSLLPPVCTDLRRTTLQQVGRRVAEQFRRYDLPLTPYDLRHAWAVRTIHIGLPDTVAARMMGHSVAIHTRTYHHWITRRDQQQAVDTALARARSAA; this comes from the coding sequence ATGACGGCTGCCGCCTCCCCGCCCCACCCCCTGGATGGGCCGATCCGCGAGCACAACGCGCAGTTGGCCGCCAGTGGTGTGAGCCTGCGGCTCGAGCGGCGCGGGGAGCGGTTGGGCCTGCGCGGACCCCTGCCGTGCCGGCAAGGGGGATCCGCCCTGCGAGTGCAGCGCATCAGCCTGGGGTTGACGGCAGATCCGGAGGGCCTCGAGCAGGCCCGCCAGGCCCTGCGGCGGGTGATGCAGCAACTGCAGCAGCAGACCTTTGCCTGGAGCCAGTGGGGTGGCTCCGTGTCGGCGTCAGCTGGTGCAGCCTCCCCTTCAAGCCCTCGGCGCGCAGCGGGCGCGGATGCAGCCGCTGCAGTGGAGCGCTACGAACACCAGTTCTTCACGGATCCTCGCCGCCGCCGCAACCCCGCCGGTTGCCGCACCACCTGGACCAGCGCCTATTTGCCCTACCTACGCCGGCTGCGCCAACAGGCCGCCAGCCAGGCACGTCCTCTCAATACGCAGCTGCTGGAGGCGGTGCTCGAGAGCTATCCCCTGGCCAGCCGCGGCCGCCAGCAGTGCGGCACGGCCCTGGCGGCCCTGGCCCGCGCCGAGCAGATCGAGCTTCCTGCCGATTGGGCCGACCGCGCCGGGGGCTATGGCCTGCACGCCGCTCAGTTCCGCCAGCTGCCCAGCGATCCCCAGATCCTCGATTGGATCGAGCGCATCCCCAACCCCGGCTGGCGCTTGGCCTACGGCCTGATGGCCACCTACGGCCTGCGCAACCATGAGGTGTTCTTCACCGACCTCTCTGCCCTCGCGCCGGGCGGCGATCGCGTGATCCGGGTGCTGCCTACCAGCAAAACCGGTGAGCATCAGGTGTGGCCGTTTCAACCCGAATGGGTGGAGCGTTTTGAGCTGTTCCGCCTGGGGGAAGCCCGCAGCCTGCTGCCGCCGGTCTGCACCGACCTGCGCCGCACCACGCTCCAGCAGGTGGGCCGCCGGGTGGCTGAGCAGTTCCGCCGTTACGACCTGCCCCTCACCCCCTACGACCTGCGCCATGCCTGGGCGGTGCGCACCATCCATATCGGTCTTCCCGACACCGTGGCGGCCCGGATGATGGGGCACTCCGTGGCGATCCACACCCGCACCTATCACCACTGGATCACCCGCCGCGATCAGCAGCAAGCGGTGGATACAGCCCTGGCCCGGGCCCGCTCCGCCGCTTGA